One Odocoileus virginianus isolate 20LAN1187 ecotype Illinois chromosome 4, Ovbor_1.2, whole genome shotgun sequence DNA segment encodes these proteins:
- the LOC110126759 gene encoding keratin-associated protein 10-8 → MADTCCSRTCVVAASTLSVCSSDLSCGNWVSSPSDCIGSSWQVDDCQETCCEPPCCAPSCCAPAPRLTLVCAPVSCESSPCCQAACSSSSPCQQACCVPVCCRPVSCIPVCCRPLCCRPVCCRPVSCTPVCCRPVCCTSVCCRPVCCRPLCCEASPCSAPSSCCRPSSSVSLLCRPVCRPACCVPTSSCQPSCCHPASSLSLLCQP, encoded by the coding sequence ATGGCCGACACCTGCTGTTCCAGGACCTGTGTTGTTGCTGCATCCACCTTGTCTGTCTGCTCCAGCGACTTGAGCTGTGGCAACTGGGTCAGCTCACCCAGTGACTGCATCGGCTCCTCCTGGCAGGTGGATGATTGCCAGGAGACCTGCTGCGAGCCCCCCTGCTGTGCCCCCAGCTGCTGTGCCCCAGCCCCGCGCCTGACCCTCGTCTGTGCTCCAGTGAGCTGCGAGTCCAGCCCCTGCTGCCAAGCAGCCTGCAGCAGCTCCTCTCCCTGCCAGCAGGCCTGCTGTGTGCCTGTCTGCTGCAGGCCCGTCTCTTGTATACCTGTCTGCTGCAGGCCTCTCTGCTGCAGGCCCGTCTGCTGCAGGCCAGTCTCTTGCACACCTGTGTGCTGCAGGCCCGTCTGCTGCACATCTGTCTGCTGCAGGCCCGTCTGCTGCAGGCCTCTGTGCTGTGAGGCCTCCCCCTGCTCAGCCCCCTCATCTTGCTGCAGAccctcctcctctgtgtccctCCTCTGCCGTCCCGTGTGCCGCCCCGCCTGCTGCGTGCCCACCTCCTCCTGCCAGCCCAGCTGCTGCCACCCGGcctcctctctgtccctcctCTGCCAACCCTGA